The nucleotide window GTTGCCGTGGCCCGCGGAGGCGCAGACCGGGATGCTCCGCGCGCATACGCACGTCGAGCCGGATCCGCTGCCCCCGCTCGACGGCGTACCGCCCGAGGTGCACCGGCTCTACCGCTGGTGCCTGGCCGACGACCCCGCCGACCGGCCGGCGGCCGCCGACGCGGCCCGCATCCTGCTCGCCGCCGCCAGCGGAGCCGCGCCCGAGGCCGCCGCCGTTGCCGCCGAACCGGCAGCAGACGTCGCCGGCCCGACCAGCGCCGGCCCGACCAGCGCCGGCCCGACCAGCGCCGGCCCGACCAGCGCCGGCCCGACCAGCGCCGGCCCGACCAGCGCCGGCCCGACCAGCGCCGGCCCGACCAGCGCCGGCCCGACAGACCGTTCGGCGGCGGCGATGAGGCGCCGGCCGTGGCGTCGGGGGCGGGCCATCCTGACGGTCGGTGGTGCCGTGATCGCCGCAGTGGCGCTGGCCGGGTCGCTCGGCGACTTCAGCAATCGTCGACAGGGAAAGAGTGCCGCGCCGACGGGCAGCGGCCCGGGTACCACCACGGTGGGGATGCCCCGCGCCGAGGAGCCGATCGACCCGGCCGACACCGGGCCGTCCGCCGTGCCGCCGACCAGGAACACGGCGACCGCTACCCGGACCGGCCCCCCGACCGGTCCGGGCGAAACAGCGTCTCCGGGCCCGACCACCACCACTGGAGGCCCGACCCCGACCACTGGCGCGCCGACACCCACCTCTGCCGCCGGTGTACCCGTGGACTCACGCGGCGGGACGGTCACCGCTCGCTGTGTGGGAAAGATGGTCGAGGTGCTCACGGTGACGCTCGCGCCCGATTTCCGGGCCGAGGCGTACGACCCGGGGCCGGCGAAGCAGATCGTGGTCGAGCTGACCTCCGTGGAGTACCGCAGCGAGATCCGAGTGCAGTGCCCTAACGGCGGACTGAAGTCGAAGGTCAAGGAACGCGCCGCCTGATCGGGGGCCGGCGGGTGCCGCGCCCGGAATGTGCCCGGGACGCGGCCCCCCGTTCCCGCCGGCCGGTCCGTCACCGCCCGGCCAGTGCCCCCCAGCCCGGGTTGACCGGCTCCCGGCGCAGCGGCATGCCCGCCTCCGTCGGCGTCCGGTCCCCCTTGCGCTGGTTGCAGGCGTAGCAGGCGGCGGTGGTGTTTCGCCAGGTGTTCCGGCCGCCGCGTGAGCGGGGCAGGATGTGGTCGATGGTGGAGGCCGGGCCGCCGCAGTACGCGCAGCACCTGTCGTCGCGGCGCAGCACACCGGCGCGCGACCAGGCCGGCCCGGAGTTGAACCTCCACCGGGTGACCACGAAGCGGACCAGCCGCACCACCCGGGGCATCGGGAAGACCCCGATCACCCGGTCCGGCTCGGCCTCGTGGATCTCGGCCACCCGACGGCAGAGCATCCGCACGGCGTGTTGGACGGTGACCCGGTGCAGCGGGCCGAGGTCGGCGTTGATGACGAGAACGGCGTCCACCGGGACTCCTTTCCAGATGGTGACGGACAGCGAAAAGCCGCCCGGTCCGGCTGTCGGACGGGGCGGCTCAGCGCGTACGGGTACGCGTCAGTCGGGCCGGCCCGCCCGGGGACCTTCCGCTCGGTAACCGTCACCGGGCAGCGTCGACGGCACGGTGGTGACGTGCGACATCGTCATGAGTTGCTCCTGCGGTGGTGGTTGACCTTGCGCGCTCACGGTAGGTCGACACGGGAGACGCGAGCAACGTATTTCGATCGGCCGGCATCCTCGGGACGCCGCTGGCGGCGGGTGCGGGGAGGTGCTTTCGCCGAGACCCGGACGGCGATCAGTGGCCGGTTCAGCCGCAGGGCCATCCGTGCGGTGAGTTCGCTGTCCAGCAGGGGCCGGTTGACCTCACCGGCGACCGCCAGCGCCGGCCCGGAGACCGACCGCCAGATCGCGGCCAGCCCGGCGCCGAGGCCCACCAGGGCGACGGTGGCCCGGGTGGTCGGTGAGCCGGCGGCCGCGGCGGCGCTCACCCCGACGACCGCGAAGAGCACTAACAGCAGGGGTACGAGCACCGGCCAGAAGATGCCGCGGGCCGCCTGCGCCACCAGCCGCCGGTCCCGGATGATCAGATTTCTGGCGATCACCGCGTAGTCCTCCTCGTCGAGCAGGTCGCGGGGGTGCAGGCCGCCGGTGAGCACGTCGCGCCAGAGGTCACCCTGACCGCGCAGCGCACGGCTCAGGGCGGCGGGCGTCGGCTCGGTCGGGTCGCCGTGGCTGGCGCGGTCGACCGCGCTCGCCCAGGCGGCCAGCGACCGGCGCACCACTGCGGCCGAGTACGGCGGCAGCACGCTGGCCAGTTCGTCCAGCCATCGGCTGATCTGGACCTGCCGGCCGCCGAACTGTCGCAGCAACTGCGCGACGTCGCCGGCTCGGACGGTGTCGGCCACTGACCGGCCCAGCCGGTAGGCCAGCCCGACCCGGTGGTTGGCGGCCATCGCCCAGCGCAGCACCTCCACGTTGAGGTCGTCGAGGGCGAGCAGCAGCGGCACCGGGTCGGCGGGGTCGGGCCGGCCCGGGGCGGGGAGCAGGGCACGGGCGGCCGACGTGTCGGGTACCGGCCGGGTGTGCCGGGTGAGGTCGGCGATCTGGGCCAGGGCGACGTCCACCCCGTCGAGGTACATCCGCATCCGCCGGTGGGCGGACATCTCGGTGAGGTTGGAGAGTTTGGCCGGCGGTACGGCCGGGCGGGCCTCGACGAAGGCGCGGGGCTCCGCCTGCTGCCCGTGGTGGTAGGCGTCCGCCATCCACCAACCCAGCCGGAGCGCGGTGACGATGCAGGCGCGCTCGTCGTGGATCAGCGGGTACGTGTCGTCGCGGCCGATCTCGTCGATCGACGAGGCGTTCTCCGCGCCGGCGCGGTGCAGTGGTGACATCTCCCGCTGCCCTCCCGCCCGGCCGATCGACGGTTGATCATTCGAGCGTACGGCAGCAAATAGTCGCTTATCACGCCTTTGGTGGTTTTAGCAGCCGTAGTGGCGAAGGGCCGCGCCGGCTGTACCGGCGCGGCCCTTCGTGTGGAACATGGCCAGGTCAGGACGGATCTGGCAACACGATCTTGATGTTCTTGTTGGCGCCGTCACGGAGGGCGACTCCACGCGCGGAGGCGAGGTCGGACCCCCCGTACCAGCCGCCGACCCACGGCGGATTCGGCACGTACCGGACCTTGACCGACTGGTCGGCCATTCCCTCGATGACCCGCTGGCCGTAGAACGAGTACTCCTTGACCAGGTCCCCGGTCCGGGCGTTGTAGACCTCACCCGCGAGCCAACCGTTGTACGGCTGGCCGTCCGCAGACGTCACGCCGATGCTCAACCGGGGGCCGGTCTTGGCGAGCGAGATGTCGGCGACGCCCGGGACGTCGATTCCGGCCCTGGTCGTCGCCGCGGTCTTGCGGTCCGACGCGTTGCCCGTCCACACCGCCGCGTACGGGTCGTTGTAGTCGTAGAAGTGCGAGAACTCCAGCGGCCAGTCGTACGGGCCGAGGTTCGGCACCGTGTAGGTGCCGTCGGAGTCGGTGCAGAAAGCGCCGATCCCCGGCGCGCCGGAGCCCTGGCGTGTCGGCAGGACCGCCGCGCATCCATTGGTGAGGGGCTGCCCGGTTTCGGTGTCCCGAATCGTGCCGGTGATTCGGGCCGCCGGGTCCAGCTTGACGGTGGGCACGGTGCTGAGCAGACCGCCCTGACCGTCGACCCGTAGCGCGTCGTACTGCCGGCCGACACCACCACGGCGTCCCACCCACTGCATGCCGTGCGCCTCGCCACGCGGTAGCGCCAGCAGGGTGTACTCACCCGGCTCCAGCTCCCCGATGGTGACCCGGCCCTGCTCGTCGGTGTAGTTGACGTCCCATTCGCACGTGTCGCCGTCTACCGCGCCGAAGGTCAGCGACAGTGCCGCGACACAGACGTTCGGGACCGGATCTCCACTGGCCCGGTCCACGACGGTGGTGGTGATCGCGGTGGTCGGGCGGAGGGCGACCTCGACAGTGGTGGTCTGACCGAGGGTCACCTTGACGTTCTTGACCTCCTGCGCGGCATGCAGGCCGTCCGAGGGGCGCAGCTCCAGGGTGAACGTTCCCGACTCCAGGTTCGCCAGGCGGATCCGGCCGTCGGTGGCGCCGCACTGCTGGTCGTACGGGCGGACTCCCGCGCAGTACGCGTTGACCGGGTCGCCGCTTACCGCGTCGGTCGCGACCACCTCGACGACGCCTGGCAGGAGCATCTGCTCCTCCGGCACCGTCGTGGTGACACCGGAGGCGACGGTTACCACGTCGGCCGTGGAGTAGCCGAGCTTCTGGTGCGACCACTGGAACCGGCCGAGGAAGCCATATTGGATCTTGTAGGTGCCAACCGGGACGGAGGCGAACCGGAAGGTGCCGTCAGCGTCGGACACGACCTGCCCACCGCTGGCACCGTCGGTGGTGAAGAGGTTGACAGTGACGTTGCCGGGCTTCTCGGTCACCACATGGCCGGTGATGGCGCCGCTGTCGGGCTCCACGGCCTGCGCCGGAGTTGCGGCCAGAGTGGCGGCGAGGGCGAGCGCGGTCGCCGAGGCGAGCACGGAGATTCTGCGGGCGGCTCTGTTCATCGTTCCCCGTTCAGGCGGAGGGTGTGGCGCAGCCGTCGGATTCTGGCTCATGCTTCGCGTCGCTCGAAAACGGGGCCGCCGCCGTCGGTGCGAGTCACTACGATCCGAGCGGTCGCCGCCGCTCTGCTGGCGACCGTACAGGAGGAACTCCACTTGAGACTTGTAAGCCGAGGTGTCCGGCTGGGCGGGCGTCTGCCGGTGCTGGCCGCCGTCGCCACGCTGGCGCTGGGTGCCGTCGTCCTCTCACCCGGGCCGGCCACCGCCGCCGAACCCCACCACGTGTTCACACCTTCGCTCCTCGCCTACACCGACTCCACCACCCCGGACACCGCGGTCTTCTACCCCAGCGGGGGCGACATCCCGGTGGGGTCGTGGCGGGACGACGCCGGCACCACGCACTCCTCCCGCATTTATGTCACGTTCGATGTCGGCGGGATCTACGCCGGTCGGCTGAGCCGGGCGACCCTCGTCGGGCGGGAGAGCCGAGCCAACGACTGCGCACGCACGCGTGCCACAGTCGCCCAGGCAACCGCCGCCTTCACCGGTGAGAGCAGTTGGTCCCACCCGCCGGCCACTGTCGGCAAGGCGGTCACCGCGACCGCCGAGGGCAGTGACTGCAACTCCTGGCGCACCACCTGGGACTTGACCGCCGCGTTGACCAAGGCGCTGGGCCGGGGTGAACATCAACTCACCACCGAGCTGCGGATCCCGAAGCGAAACGAGGGGGATGTCTCCTACGGCCGCTGGCTGGAGACCAACGAGTTCCGGTTCGAGGTGGAGCTGAACAACACCGCCCCGCTCAAGCCGACCAGGCTCTTCAACGCGAACACCGACACCCCCTGCGGGCCGGCGTACTTCGCGGGATCTGAATTCAGCGCACACGCCAACATGACGGACCGGGACCGGGACCCGTACGACGAGCTGACCGCCGAGATGCAGTTCTGGCCGCTCGCCGACCCGTCCGCGGTCACGCCTGTCGACCCCGGCACTTC belongs to Micromonospora ureilytica and includes:
- a CDS encoding MSCRAMM family protein; amino-acid sequence: MNRAARRISVLASATALALAATLAATPAQAVEPDSGAITGHVVTEKPGNVTVNLFTTDGASGGQVVSDADGTFRFASVPVGTYKIQYGFLGRFQWSHQKLGYSTADVVTVASGVTTTVPEEQMLLPGVVEVVATDAVSGDPVNAYCAGVRPYDQQCGATDGRIRLANLESGTFTLELRPSDGLHAAQEVKNVKVTLGQTTTVEVALRPTTAITTTVVDRASGDPVPNVCVAALSLTFGAVDGDTCEWDVNYTDEQGRVTIGELEPGEYTLLALPRGEAHGMQWVGRRGGVGRQYDALRVDGQGGLLSTVPTVKLDPAARITGTIRDTETGQPLTNGCAAVLPTRQGSGAPGIGAFCTDSDGTYTVPNLGPYDWPLEFSHFYDYNDPYAAVWTGNASDRKTAATTRAGIDVPGVADISLAKTGPRLSIGVTSADGQPYNGWLAGEVYNARTGDLVKEYSFYGQRVIEGMADQSVKVRYVPNPPWVGGWYGGSDLASARGVALRDGANKNIKIVLPDPS
- a CDS encoding serine/threonine protein kinase — protein: MQRDQLLAGRYRLLERLGSGGMSAVHRAYDEVLERDVAVKVLVASDTNARQRIRGEAKAAARLSHPHVMSVYDYGESALDGAQVPFVVMELLGGHTLEHRLVAGPLPPRAGLRVCAEVASALAAAHDQGLVHRDIKPGNVMLTPTGAKVLDFGIAAAAGAPEIDFEGRLLGTPAYLAPERLLAGEVLPASDVYALGLLLYRVLTSRLPWPAEAQTGMLRAHTHVEPDPLPPLDGVPPEVHRLYRWCLADDPADRPAAADAARILLAAASGAAPEAAAVAAEPAADVAGPTSAGPTSAGPTSAGPTSAGPTSAGPTSAGPTSAGPTSAGPTDRSAAAMRRRPWRRGRAILTVGGAVIAAVALAGSLGDFSNRRQGKSAAPTGSGPGTTTVGMPRAEEPIDPADTGPSAVPPTRNTATATRTGPPTGPGETASPGPTTTTGGPTPTTGAPTPTSAAGVPVDSRGGTVTARCVGKMVEVLTVTLAPDFRAEAYDPGPAKQIVVELTSVEYRSEIRVQCPNGGLKSKVKERAA
- a CDS encoding HNH endonuclease translates to MDAVLVINADLGPLHRVTVQHAVRMLCRRVAEIHEAEPDRVIGVFPMPRVVRLVRFVVTRWRFNSGPAWSRAGVLRRDDRCCAYCGGPASTIDHILPRSRGGRNTWRNTTAACYACNQRKGDRTPTEAGMPLRREPVNPGWGALAGR